One Sulfoacidibacillus ferrooxidans DNA window includes the following coding sequences:
- the secF gene encoding protein translocase subunit SecF — MKFAIVARRKWFFMLSGTITVAGLIVLLIFGLNLGTDFKSGSQVQIVLNQPYNAVAIRSMFEKHGFAVGPEGITAGGTNNEMAIVRLSYPLTNLQEGKLNTAIHATFPKALVPPEYSTVDPIIAQEQSQTAVLAVLLASLGIVIYVAIRFEFRFAVAGIVALMHDAFIVISVFALLRIEVDLPFIAAVLTIVGYSINDTIVIFDRIRENVKGAKIKTFQELEALVDHSLWQTMARSINTVLTVLFAAMSLFFFGGDPIHDFCFALLVGLISGAYSSIFIASPIWVTWRGRSLARGRDAAVKA, encoded by the coding sequence ATGAAGTTTGCTATTGTAGCGCGTCGCAAGTGGTTTTTCATGTTGTCAGGAACGATCACTGTTGCAGGGTTAATCGTTCTGTTGATTTTTGGATTGAACCTCGGTACAGATTTTAAGTCTGGCTCACAAGTTCAGATCGTGCTCAATCAACCATATAATGCAGTGGCTATCCGCAGCATGTTTGAAAAGCACGGTTTTGCTGTTGGCCCCGAGGGGATTACTGCAGGTGGAACCAATAACGAGATGGCAATCGTGCGACTCAGTTATCCATTGACTAACCTGCAAGAAGGAAAACTCAATACAGCGATTCACGCGACATTTCCTAAAGCTTTAGTTCCACCAGAATATTCGACAGTGGACCCAATAATCGCACAAGAGCAGTCGCAAACTGCTGTGTTAGCGGTGTTGCTTGCATCTTTAGGGATTGTTATCTACGTTGCCATTCGCTTTGAATTTCGCTTTGCTGTTGCTGGTATTGTTGCATTAATGCACGATGCATTTATTGTGATCTCCGTATTTGCTTTACTTCGAATTGAAGTTGATTTGCCATTTATTGCTGCAGTGCTAACGATTGTAGGATACTCAATCAATGACACGATCGTTATTTTTGATCGTATTCGAGAGAATGTCAAAGGCGCTAAGATTAAAACGTTTCAAGAACTTGAAGCACTGGTGGATCATTCATTATGGCAAACGATGGCGCGATCCATCAATACGGTATTAACGGTGTTATTTGCTGCGATGAGCCTATTTTTCTTTGGAGGCGATCCTATTCACGATTTTTGTTTCGCTCTTCTCGTCGGGCTCATTAGTGGGGCTTACTCCTCTATATTTATTGCAAGTCCGATTTGGGTGACATGGCGTGGGCGTTCGCTAGCACGTGGTCGTGATGCGGCAGTGAAAGCGTAA
- the secD gene encoding protein translocase subunit SecD, protein MIKWGRLTMFIVLVVMIFAIVISTSSKLYSKIPLGLDLQGGFTVLYQVGNSNQVLTANDMSATVAALENRVNEIGVSEPSIEVENGNRISVSLAGQFNQVSARSFLSKEANLVFKSPQGKILMTGKDLESNAHYESDPTTGAPEVVVQFKNPALFQQVTQTYLHQPVSIWLNNKMIDNPVIQDVITNGQATISGSSSAQSAIQLAQLLNAGALPFPLHELSSTSVGPTLGQAALHSTLLAGAIGVSLIFLFMILMYRLPGLIAVVALVAYSYVLIAVFAGMQVTLTLTGLAALVLGIGMAVDANIITYERIKDELRNGKSLQSSVILGQRKAIRTILDSNITTLIAGIVMYIYGTGDVRGFAVALIASILVSLLTAVFLSRTLLLQFTKANVVKNTWLFGVRRKAVNSQ, encoded by the coding sequence GTGATTAAATGGGGACGTCTCACGATGTTTATCGTACTTGTCGTGATGATCTTTGCGATTGTTATATCAACTAGTTCGAAGTTATATTCAAAAATTCCACTTGGACTCGACTTGCAGGGTGGATTCACGGTCTTATATCAAGTTGGCAATTCTAATCAAGTACTGACTGCAAATGACATGAGTGCGACAGTTGCAGCACTAGAAAACAGAGTCAACGAGATTGGCGTATCGGAACCTTCGATTGAGGTTGAAAACGGCAATCGCATTAGTGTTTCATTAGCCGGTCAGTTTAATCAAGTGAGTGCACGAAGCTTTCTTTCAAAAGAAGCTAATCTTGTTTTCAAGTCGCCACAAGGAAAAATTTTGATGACAGGTAAAGATCTTGAAAGTAATGCGCACTATGAGTCTGATCCGACCACTGGGGCACCAGAAGTAGTGGTACAATTTAAAAATCCGGCCTTATTTCAACAAGTCACTCAAACCTATCTGCATCAACCGGTGTCGATCTGGTTAAATAATAAAATGATTGACAATCCTGTCATTCAAGACGTGATTACAAATGGACAAGCTACAATCTCTGGTAGTTCATCTGCTCAATCAGCTATTCAGTTAGCGCAATTATTAAATGCCGGAGCGCTTCCATTTCCTTTACATGAGCTGTCCTCAACGAGTGTGGGGCCCACTCTTGGGCAAGCTGCATTGCACTCGACGCTTCTCGCAGGTGCCATTGGCGTTTCGCTGATCTTCCTGTTTATGATTCTCATGTATCGGCTGCCAGGATTGATTGCAGTAGTCGCTTTGGTGGCGTATAGCTATGTTTTAATAGCAGTCTTTGCAGGGATGCAAGTCACATTGACGCTCACTGGTCTTGCAGCACTTGTGCTTGGTATTGGGATGGCAGTTGATGCCAATATCATCACGTATGAGCGAATTAAAGATGAATTAAGAAATGGGAAATCGCTTCAATCATCTGTAATTTTAGGGCAACGAAAAGCGATACGCACCATCTTAGATTCCAATATCACGACGCTCATTGCAGGGATTGTCATGTATATTTATGGTACAGGGGATGTGCGCGGATTTGCTGTCGCGTTAATTGCAAGTATTCTAGTGAGTTTGCTAACGGCCGTTTTTCTGAGTCGAACACTGCTCTTGCAGTTTACGAAAGCTAATGTAGTCAAGAATACGTGGCTGTTTGGCGTTAGGAGAAAGGCTGTGAATTCGCAATGA